Genomic DNA from Filimonas effusa:
CAACCTGGCCAGCCAGGTTATAACATATTTTTTTTATGATATTACCTTCCTGGTCGCGAACTAATTTCAGGCGGTTAAGGCTATCATACTCATAATACGAAATACGCCCCTTGCTATCCGTTTGCGAAGTCATTCCTACCTGCGGCAGATGTGTGTAAGTTTGCATCTGCGCGTTTTCCGGCAAAAGCCGTATTTCATCGATCAGTAATGAATTCCCGCCTGCAGCAATTCTTACAACCTGGCTTCCATTCAAAGCAACCCTGTAGCTGCATAAGTACCACCCGTTAGGCATCAATACCCTGCTACTATTCACAATAGTGCCAGCCTCTACTGCAGGCACATTACCTCCTTTCATCCAAAACGAAAAATCATAAGTTCCAGCGGGCATCTGCTTATTAACCAGAAAGTAAGCACTGCCGGAAAGGCTCATACAGCGTTTTCCTGTAACAGCTTCGGAAGACCAGCTACTGCCACTGCCAATAAATTCACCGTCATCGGTTTCAAAGCTTGTCGCAAAAACCTGTTCATAATGCGCATTGGTTGCAACAGCTATAGCATACTTGCCACCGTAACCCCAAATGTAAGACGTAGGCACATCAGCTTCTTTTGCCGCTTCCTTTATATTGCCATCCGTGGTATATGAAGTATAATCAAGCCGCTTTTCATAATCATTATCCAGCGTTTTTGTTTCCAGCGATCTGGGTACAATTATGTCGGCAGCTGGCGCCCATGCATTGCCATTCCAAAAACCATAATTGGTTTTGGAACTCGACAAATGAATACCCGCTTTTGAAATAGATTTTTCAATAACAGGATTCCATATATGCCGGCTTACCATTGTAGCATAGGGCTCTACCCCAGGAAAATCTGCCGGATATTTCATTGTGGTTATTACCTGCTCTTTCTTACTGTTTTCAACCGTACCGGATGTAGGTTGCAAATGATCCAGATTAGCATAAGAATAGGTTTTGATTGTAGTCCCTCCATCCAATTCTTCATATGTTTTTGTAAGGAGGTCAACATCTTCATGCATCCTGGCATCTTCATAATAGAAATTGACGCCGTATTGATAAATATTCCCAAATAAATATTCTTCAAAAATAAACGCATCGATATCACTAACATTATAAGGAATGTAAGTAGTTGGGGCGATCAGAAATAATCCGGAATTAAATTCATTCTGCCTGAATGTTGTATATACATTAGAAGTCCGGGCAGTAAGAGCGTAAGTCCCATTATCATTTTTATACCTGCTTTTACTTTGTAAGAGCGGCTGCTCCGTTCCCCTGTCATGCAAATAATAATCCCTTGCAGAATACGGATGGGGAGGTGTTATATAGCTATCACTTAATGATCTTGGCAATGAATAAGAGTATTCATTTTTACCGGTATTATTTGCCTGGTCGCCAAGATACTCTGTTACATCGAGGTAAACTACTGGCAGGCTATTAAATACCGAAAGGGGGGATGTAGGATTTCCGTAGTAGGTATCACGGTAGCGCTCAAATGCTTCAGAATTATAAGGCGTATCCCATTGTGCTGTTCTGGCGGCAAACAAATACCGTTGCGGCATCCAGAACATCTCACGGTTAATTTCTTTAGCTATTCCCCCTGCCCCATAATCGTAAGTCTTTTTAAAAGCGAGTGTATTGTCGGAGTGATAACTTCTTATTTGTTTTATGCGAAAACCTCCTACATTTTTATTGGAGTAATTTTCCCAGCCACTTTCCTGGCTATAGTTATAAATATTAGTAGCCGACTGATTGGGCTCAAATTCAAAAATCGTTTTACCTCCTGTTGGGTATTTGATTTCCTCCAACATACAGGCCTTGGCATAATAGTGATCCGGCTCCCTGAATGAACTGCCAATACCGCGCCGGATAGCCGGTAAAAAAACTTCGGGTATCGGGCCATTGCCAATCCGTCCCGTATAATACCCCCAATAATCTTCCTGGAAACTTGCATTATAGATCGTTGAATAAGGCGGCAGTTCCATTGAATTGTACTTGAACTGATAGTCTTCACTCTTTAAAGTACCCGACTGTCCAAAGATCTTGATTCCTGAAAGTTTCAGTCTTAAATTATTGGCGCCGCTGCTCCCAAAATAACCATGCTCAAATTCAATACGTTTCACTCGCTTATTTAAAATCCTGTCTGTAATTTCAATTGAAACAAGTCTCGTTTTTGATAAATCCTGCCGGTCGTCCAGGTAATTAAAATTGTATTGGGCTTCAGATGTGGTAATGGTCGAAATGTTCATCAGCTTGGTTGGTATGGCATAACTCCCTGGCTGACGAATATCTTTGAAAGTTTCATTGGGTTTACATTGTGAAATCCAACTCCTGCCTTCGACCTGCCCGGTTCCATCACAAATAAACTCAATCCAAGGGCCATATTCCATCGCTAAAGTATACCCACGGTAGTTCATGGCGCTGTTTCCACGTGTATAGGAAATCGTCACGGTGTCTTTTAGATCACTGCTGATTATCTTTGTAAGATATATGGTAGAAGCAATGCCCTCAAAGCCAGCATCTTCAGAAAAGGGAAGGTCAAAGATAAATATGGTGCCGTCTACATCTGTTATTCTAAAACCGGTACTCACTTGTTCTATTTTACAGTTGCTGTAAGGCAATTGCCTGATCTCTCCGGTAACATAATCCTTTCTGAAAACACCGCTTTTACCATTACCAAGATTAAAAAAATAACGCTCAGGATTTAAATTCTGCGTTTTAAGAATCCTCAGGAAGTCGGCCATCAGCAGACCGGGATTTTGAACCGCATAGTTGTCAAGGTAGGCTTTGGTAGGCCCCCCTGTCGTTGCCATGCCATTAGGCGCAATAAAGAACGAAATACATCCAATTGAGCTTAGCGTCCATCCAAGCCCCGTTGGCGTAGCTACATCCTGCACCTTTATGCCCCCGGCATGGTAGGATAAACTAACGGGTATATCTATCTTCTGCGACTTTATATTAAATAGTGGTATCGAAATATTCGGAACGCCGGTACTATAATCAACAGGCATTTCTCCATACCTTGCCAAAGCCGCCGCATCAGGGGTCATTGCTGCGACCTTAGGCATCTCAATTGTTGACTGACAAAAAATAACAGGAGAAACAAATAGAAAGAGAATAAGGTTGAGGAATTTCATAGTCTTTTAAGGTTTGTAGGTTGCAATAAAGCGGGTAAGAACAGTGCTAAAGCATATCAGCAACAAGGAGGAGATGTATTAAAAATAGAACTATGGCTGTCACCAAAACCATTCCGAGCCAGCATAAGAGCTCTGAATGGCCAGTAAAATGTATAAAGAGACATGACAAGTTTTTTAAGTTAATCGGGCAAAGCCTCAATTAAAAGGTTTACGGGCATAATTATAGTAAATTTTATTCATACAACCATCCTGCCTGTTATATTTACTTATGCCCTCCAGGTTTCAACTCGTCGGGAGTATCATTGGTAAAACTATCCCATGTCTCCCTCGAAGGTGTATTAAACAAGGCCCTGCAGGCAGCTAAATGAACCTCCTCCCTGGGATTAAATGCATTCGATGCCATATAACGCTTTAAACTGTATAACAGTTGCCTGGCAGCAGGCCTGTTCGCCAGATCAGAGAACAAATCAGCACTGCATATCATCAACTTACCTTTACCAACTTTTGCTTCCATCAGGAGCCCAAGCTTCCGGTTCATGAACCAGGTGTCTATTGGCTGCACAAGCGGGCGAAAGCCGGCAGGAAAATCTTCAAGATGCATCACCTGTGCATTATTTACTATCTCCCACCATTGCAGGTCGCTGTGATAACTCGTTGGAAAATCTTTAAATGCTGCACTCGCAGTATCTATCCATATACCTAATGTATGTGGCGGCCGCATTTTAAACCAGGAAGTATTCCAGAACACCGGCGTAAAGTATTGTACGATCTCTTTGCCTTTAACCACTCTGCCTGCCGCATTCATAAATACGGTACCACCTTTCTTCAAAACTGCTTCAGCTTTGGCATCTAATGTATCGGTATAATAAATCTTCGCAGAAGGCTCCTCCACTGACTTCGGGTATACCCAGAAATCCCATTCATTGGCAATAGCTGTATTTTCAATAAACGCTTCAAGACGTAACCTCGAAGCTTTCTGAACCAGGTTTAGTGAAATGTAGCCTCCACCTAAAGCCGTATTGCCTGTATCGGCAATTTCATTTTGGGTCACAGTACCCGCACCAAACACTTTCTTATTTTCATCAACAATACGCCAGCTGATAACAATATTTTTTAAAGGGGCAGCACCATGATGACAGATCTCCAGGTTAACATTAAACACTTCATCATTGGTATAAGTAAACTTAGGCATCCTGCTTAACAGAACAGTGGTATCACAGAAACGTCTCCATTCCTTCGCATGGATATAACCTTTCTCCTTCCACATCGCATTCAGCACGCCCACCAGGGCAGTACCCTGACCTGGAAAGTCCTGCAGGCCCAATAATTGAAAACCAGCACTGTTACGGGTTCTGAGCGACTTTTCTATTTCGTTCTTATAACACAGCGCCTGCAACTTACCCGAAGCCATTAAAAAATCTCTGGCCCACGGCCCCATTCCATGACGCTCCAGGTCGGCTTTAAACAACTCTAAATTCCTGGCCCGGGTAACGCCGATATAAGAAGGTATTTCGCTGAAGTCGGGAAAAGCGCACCATTGTCCCATTTCATGCGTGATATAAGGTATTTTAAAAGTATCGATCTTTTCATGGTAATCCGTTAGTGTCTCGGGCCTGGTTTTATTCCAGTTCAACCCCCTGGGACCGGATTTAATCATAAAGTCGCCGCCGGGATACAGCGGCCAGCTCATAGCCACGGAAGCGCCTGTATATAAATGCCGGCTGTCTTTTGCTTTCCAGTATTCAACAAACTGCTGCAGGTATTTTACCTGGTTGCGCCCTGCCGGTTCATTTCCTGCCGCAAACAAACAAAACGAAGGATGATTGCCATAAGCCTTCATGATACGCCCTGTTTCTTCATATAAATACTGATCTATAAAACGATTATCGCCCAACGAAGTGCCATGATTAGGCCAGGTGGGACCTTCTACCTGGAGATAAAAGCCGGCTTCGTCAGCAGCTTCAAATGCCGCTTCCGGAGGACACCAGGAATGAAAGCGGAAATGGTTTAATCCCCACTCTTTGGCTACCGCATAAACCTTTCGCCAGCCCGCCACATCCATGGGAGGATATCCTGTTAGCGGAAATTCACAATTATTAAGATCGCCACGCAAATGCAATTTCTTCCCGTTGATCTCAATAGCACGTGCGCCTGCTGTCAACTGCCGCATGCCAAAGCTGGTTTCACGGTAGTCTGTTGCGCCCTTATACTGCAACGCTAAAGACAGTTGATATAATGCCGGAGAAAACTCATCCCACAGTAACATATCTTCTCCTAACAGCAGTTCTGTTACCACTGCCGCCGTATCACCCGGCCGTACAGCGAAACTTACAGCTACAGGTGCCGGAACATGCGTTTTGGCACTGTTTACGCTTTTGGCATTTAACAAAACCCTTCCTTCAGCCGGCGTACTTTCATTATTAACGATTGTAATAACCACTTTGGCTTTCTTTGAACTGATATCAGGAAACACCTGTACTTCATTCATATGTACCACGGGCCTGGACTGTAATAATATTTTGCCAACAATGCCATTCCAGTTGCCCTGTGTATGATCACTGACACTATGCGAATCCGGCCCCACATTTCTGTCTTTGATGCTGTTGTCTACACGAATGGTCAGCGTATGCGCACCTGCGTTTAAGTTATCGGGCAATGTAAACAAATGAGGCGCCACCAGGGAATTGCAGCTGCCCACCATCGTAGCATCAACCCATACCGTAGTTTGTATATGACTTCGCTCCAGTTGCAGCGATATGTTTTTACCTGCCCAGTCCTTAGGAATTGTAAACTTACATTGATACCAGGCCGCTCCTACATAATGTTTAACAGGTGTAAGCCAGAAGGGGATCTTGATGTTTCCGGGCACACGCCAGGGAGCCATGGAAGTACGGAAATAGAAAGAGCTGTCATAAATGGTTCCTGTCCATTTCGTGTGCAAACCAACATCATCACCAAGACCTGCCTGGCTCATAGAACCAGGTAGCGTTATCGAGTCCCGAAGTTGTTTTAAATACCATTGCTGCTTTATGCCCACATCATCCCTATCCATCTCAAAATTCCATCTCCCGGCCAATGAAAGCTCCTGGCAAATGGCAGCCAAATGCAGGAACAGCAGCGCAACCGTGATACACCATTTAAAATTACTCTTACTCATATGCAAACAATTTTAAGTATCAATGACCTATCATCATCGTCTCCAGGTCTTCCAGCGTTTTGCCTTTTGTTTCCTTCACTTTCAACCTTACAAATACAAAACCTGCGGCACAAATACCTGCGTAAATGTAAAATGCCTTTTCCTGTATCTTTTCAAACAACGGCGGAAAAGTGAATACAAGTATAAAATAAGCAAGCCACAGGCAAACAGTAGCAACCGAAGTAGCTTCTCCTCTCACTTTAGTTGGAAAGATCTCCGCTATCAATACCCAGGTAACAGGCGCCAGCGACATCGCATACAACCCGATGGCGCCCAGTAAGAAAAATGAGACCGCCGTTGATTTTAAAGCAAGCAGTTGCACTATAACAACATAACAGATGGCCAAACCGGCGGAACCAATCAGCATCAGGGGCCTCCGGCCCAGTTTATCCACCAGCAACATCGCCACTATGGTAAACAACAAATTCACGCTACCGATAAATACAATCTGGAGCAGCTGATCATCCTGTGATGCTCCAATACTTTCAAATATTTTCGCGGAATAGTTGAATACGGTATTGATGCCGCACAATTGTTGAAAAGCGGCAAGCCCTATGCCTACGATCACTGTAGGCAGCACTGCTTTCGAAAACACCTCGCGAAAGCTGGCTTTCGATACATTTTCCAGTGAACGGCTGATATCACGCAACGACGATGCAGCGTAAGCTTCGCTGCCAAGTTTACACACAACCGCTTCCGCTTTGCTGTGCTTTCCCTTTTTCACTAACCAGCGCGGACTTTCCGGTAACCATAGGGCGCCGATAAAAAATAAAGCGGAAGGAACCATACCAAGACCAAACATCCATCGCCAGGCATCGCTGCCTATGTTCCGCAATTGATAATTCACAATATTCGTAACAAGAATACCTATTACAATCGTCAACTGGTTAATGGCAACAAGTCTGCCCCTTAATGGGGCCGGCGATATTTCGGCTATATACATGGGCGATAACACCGAAGCCATACCCACGCCAATACCTGCACAGAAACGCGAACAAACAAATATATTACGCGAAAAAGAAAACGCCATCGCCAGTGATGAAGCAGCAAATACAACAGCAGCAACAAGAAGCCCCGAACGGCGTCCATACCTGTCACTCATCCAACCGGCTGCCAGGCAGCCGGCAATAGCGCCAAGTGCAAGCGACCCGGTGGCAAATCCCTCCCAGTAAGCATTCAATCCAAACTGCTTTTCCAGAAAAGGTAAAGCCCCGGATATCACAGCAAAGTCAAATCCAAATAAATAACCACCCAGGGCCGAAATAAATGCAATGCCCAACAGGTATCCCTTCCTGAATCCCTGGTCCTGCTTCGGCGCTGATACCGCTCCATCTGTATGATTCGCCATGATTAAAATTTAAGCGTGGTTTTATATTGTATCGTTGTATGAATATTGTTCACTTTCAGAAAACGTTTAGCCGCCCCGAATTCAGGAATGGCGCCGGGTACAGGCTCCAGGTCTACCAGGTAACTTGCATTTTCCTGCATAGGACGGAGATACAATACCATTTCGCCCGACGAGCGTCCTAATAAATTACGCATACCAATTTGCCAGGGCAGGCCATTATAAAAGTTATCGGCAACAAGTTCACCACCCACAAACCCCATCCCGGTGTCGCCGGTATAGTCAACATCCACCAATACATCATTCACACCTTCTGGCATCGCAGCAGGAAAACCAATCGCCCATTTTTTACTACTCAGTTCTTTGATAGTAAGTGGAAAACGCTGCGATGGGAGGTTCACGCGGTAAGAAGTAAAAACGCCGTCATCCGCCGCTTTCTCCAGTTTGCCTGTTGTGATACCAGGTAATGCAGCTATACGTGGATAAATATGAAAACCGCATACAGGCAAAGAGTCGATTAAGAGATCAAGCTGGTTACCTTCCTGTAATACCACAGCATCGGAGAAGAACAAATGACGCTTCTCCCCTATAGTAACAACATACGATTGTAAAGCAAGACTTTTATCTATCACCAGTATATTCCTGTCGCCATGTGCAGAAGCAATGGTAAAAGCAGCAACCCGCTCCCTGCAGTTTACAAGTGTGCTGCCAGCGGCTTTATTTACGGTAACTGCTTTCTTATTCTTCACCTGTATATTACCGGCGAAAGAAAACGCTCCCCTTGCACTATCCTGCGTGAAGAAAACATAGTAGGGAACAGCAGCCTTTGTATCTCCTGCAAGCAACTGGGCCGTTGCATAGTTTAAACGAACACCGCCCATATCAAAGTTAAAAGGCAGGATCATATTTTCACCGCTTTTCATATCCAGGCCTCCTGACTCAGGAATAACAATGTGCTTATCCCTGGCTTTAATATCGATCCTGAAATTTCTTTGGTCGGCCATGGTCGTATCATCCTGGAAATTATTCAGGAACACAAAACCTGCATTATCTTTTACCCGCACGGCATAGCGCAGATCGCTTATGTTTTCCGGCTTCAGCTGTCCCGCATTATCAGGCAATACCGTATGCATGGGCGCCAGGAGATGTCCAAAATCTCTCAGGAAAAAATGAATGAGTTTCAGCCGGTGAAATCCTTCACGCACCTGCCCATATTCACCGATAGGCGCCTGAAAATCGTAAGATATTTTGGGCAATGCATAAGCTTCATCACTTAAGAAACCCAACTCCCCGCGTGGCGTTGATCCGCCATGGTACATATAATACCCTACACCATTGGCGCCGCTGCCAAGACAACGATTGATCATAGCATCAAAACTCTTGTGTACCGCTACCGGACGGCGCGAATAAACAGATGCAATGCCACTGCCAAGCTCTGCAGCAAAAACAGGATAACTGGCAGGGTTATAACGCACAGGCGCATAGTCGGGAACACGCCTCATGTCTTTATAAAGAAAAAACGGGGAATAATCCCGTTTAGGTGTCCAGAACGGGTACGCATAGGCAGCAGTTACCGGAATAGATTCACCTGGTATGATGGCCGCATTTCCCCAGCCCGTTGCCGTATAAAAAGGAACTACCATACCCGCCTTTACAGCAAGTGCCTTCAATACCCGCATATGGTCATTTCCCAATTCCGCAAATGGATTCTTTTCCCTTGATATGCCCACTCCTTCCTGTGTCACAGCCATATCGCGGTCTGCGACTGTCATTTCCCTGGGTTGCCCCAGGTAAGTAAGCCCCCAGGGCGCAGCAGAATGCTGATACTCGTTCTCTATCTGTATGCCAACAACAGGTCCGCCATCCTTGAAATAAAGCCCGCTTAATTGTTTCCCTATCTCCTTGTAAAACCGCTCTACATAAGCCAGGTAAGCAGCATCATTGGAACGTACATTACAGGGCCTGCCTAAAAGCCAATCCGGCATGCCGCCATTGCGAACTTCACCATGACAAAAAGGCCCTATCCGTACAATTACGGGCATATTGTTTTGCCGGCAAAGCGTGATGAATTTCCGCAGGTTCCTGTCTCCATCCCACCTGAATACGCCTTCTTTTTCTTCATGAAAATTCCAGAACACATAAGTTGCGATCATGGATACACCGCCAGCTTTGATCTTCCTGATCGACTCATCCCAGTATTGTTCCGCATAACGCGAAAAATGAAACTCCCCGGTCACGGGTACTACAGGCGCACCATTCATTTCAAGGAAGGCGCTGTTTACACGTATCACCGCACCATCCGGCCCCTCCCCACCCATTCGCAAACTTCCTGTGTCCATCCCGGACGCCTGAACACTGGCATCAATTGTAAATACACGTTGCCCCGTTACTTTCCAACAGCAAATAACATATAGCAGTACCAAAGGCAAGCATCTTATATTCATATTCGAATCGTTGACATTTTAAACTTCACGGCTATACATCTTCATTTGTCTGTCACTACCGGTAGCGCCATCATCTCATACTGCTTTATTACAGCCAGGTGCGTTATGGCACCCTGGTGGCTGTTATCGGCACGCAACACAGCTTCAAACAAACCGGAAGCCTTTTCTACTCCTTCACCACCCATACCCAGGTGTCCCAATCCCATCATATACAAACAGTGAATCCGGTTTCGCTCATCGAGATCAGCATCAAAAACAAGAAGATCTGGTAATGATACAGCGAAATAGTCAATAGAAATATGATCTTCAATATGTTCTTCTCCAAATGCAATAAGCCGTTCGAATATCTCTCTTGCTTTTTCTTCCTCTCCGAGTTTCAGCCATGCCAGTCCCTGGTAAAAGATCTTGTCGGGCTGAGGATCATTATAAAACACTGCCTGCACAGGTTTGCTGATACCTTCCGTTGCCTGCCGGTAATAAGAAACAGCTTTCTTATGATCCGGTATCTTTTCCAATGCCAGTCCTTTCAGGAACGCGATATCATTTTCCTGGCAGCCATACAATTTGCCTTCGCCTAAATTCTCCGGGTAATTTTCGGCCGCTTCAAGCAGGCGTAGGGCATCCTCAGGCAAGCCGCCCGCAATAGCCTCCCTGGCAAGCGCCAGGTGGCAAATAAGATGCTGGTTCACTACCTTTCCCTCTCCTCCTTCCCAGGGATGAAATGTAAAATCTTCCAGTAATGTCTTTGCCTTGCTGAACCCGCCCGTAATATTATATAAAGTGATCCGTTCCAGGTACAGATCATCACGTTGTATAACAAGATCAGGATAGCTTTCCAGCAACTGCAGCCTTTCCAGGGCGCCCACATTCATCTTCCGGTGTAACTGGTCTAATTCCATTAATACACGCGCATCGGAAGTATCGAGCTGAAAGGCATACCGGAGCGTTGTCAGCGCTTTATGGGCATCCTGCCGTTTGTTATAATAGGCAAGCGCCAGGTTGCGGAATACGGTAGGAAATTGATCATCGATGGCTGCCGACTGCTCCCAGCAACTGATGGCCTCATCATATTGACGTTTGTCGTACCAGAAATTACCAACAAAATAAAGCGCCTTTGCATCCGTGGGATTTACTTTTAGTGCTGCCTCAAGAATACAAAGCTCTTCCAGCCGGTTAGGAAAAATAAAATCCGGTGGCCGGGAAGCCCCTTCCCTAAAGCAGGCCAGTGCAGTTTTACGGTCACCTGCCAGCAACGCAAACCAGCCCATATAATAAGGAAGCAATGTATAATTATTCATTTCGTGGCAGATCTCAAGGAATTTACCCGCATCACGGTAAAGCCCCGCATGAGCATAGTCCAGTGCATATTCAAGATAGTTATGCTCCCAGTTCCTGCTAATGTGTTTCAGGTGATGCAAAGCCGCTCTCGCAGCATCATTATCAGGGAGCAGCAGGTATTGCTCAAAAAGACAGCCGAAATTAAACGGGTCGATACCAAGGCTTTCTTCCGCAAAAGCAAGCGCAGCCTCGGCCCTCCCAAGTTTTCTCAGTATGAAACACCTGGCATGCCTGGCCGAATGACTGTTATAATTACGAAGAAGGGACTTCTCGATAAAAACCAGCGCCGCCTCAAAATCGCCCTTTTTACAGGCAAGCCGCGCAAGGTTGAAAAATCCTGCATGCTGCCATGCATCATTCCACACACATTTATAGAAAGCATCAAACGCTTCCTCATTCTTTCCCTGGAAAACCAGCGACCAGCCCAGGTTATAATAAGCCTCCGAATCGTAAGGATTCGGGTTACGCCGGGTAAGCGTAGCAATCGCCTGCCTGAAATAGCCTTCCGCCTTTTCAAACCGGCCGGCTTTCAGGTTCCGGAGCCCCAGTGCATTGTTATTCCTTACATCGCCGGGATGACGCCTCAATGCCTCTTCATAATATCTTTCAGGCGCAAAGGTCGCATGGCGGTATTGCTCCAGGTGTAAACCTGTTAAATAAAGCTCTTCGTTGTCCGCTATTGCTTCGGGCTGCCTGGCAGCCTGTGCGGCATCAGGAATCTCCTTCTGCTCTGCCTTTACCTCCCGGTAACTTACTAGTTCCTTCTTAGTATCCAGATCCGTTACTACCAGGTAGATCTTCCCGGTAGCAGCAACACCGTCAAGCGAAACCACCTTGCAATATGGCTGCTCAGGTGAGGTAGCAGTTACTACCTCGAATACAGGAACGCCGGCCATGAAAAGCACGATCTTAACGCGCTTGTACGCTGCCGTCGTATACAGCCTGATGTCGGCATTGGCGCCATTCAGCTCAATATTGACAATCGCCTCTTTCGTTGCATTTTTTACATTCCCCACTTCCCTGTACGGCATGAAATATTGCACGAACGTCTTTTCCTCGTAAGGATGCAACCAGGAAAAATCCGGCTGGTTATCGGTGAACACGCCCGTCATTAACTCTATATAGGGACCATCCTCATCGGTAAGATTTCTGTCCCATGCCTGCCCGAATGCACCATTGCCCCAGGTCCACTGCTTCTTTCCCGTAGCTACATGATGATCTGCCACATGTAATAACCCGCCCTGTACATCGTGCTCATACCCTCCGATAAAATCATATTCAGATCGTATAGCCATATACGAGGTTGGCACAGGTATA
This window encodes:
- a CDS encoding sugar-binding domain-containing protein — protein: MSKSNFKWCITVALLFLHLAAICQELSLAGRWNFEMDRDDVGIKQQWYLKQLRDSITLPGSMSQAGLGDDVGLHTKWTGTIYDSSFYFRTSMAPWRVPGNIKIPFWLTPVKHYVGAAWYQCKFTIPKDWAGKNISLQLERSHIQTTVWVDATMVGSCNSLVAPHLFTLPDNLNAGAHTLTIRVDNSIKDRNVGPDSHSVSDHTQGNWNGIVGKILLQSRPVVHMNEVQVFPDISSKKAKVVITIVNNESTPAEGRVLLNAKSVNSAKTHVPAPVAVSFAVRPGDTAAVVTELLLGEDMLLWDEFSPALYQLSLALQYKGATDYRETSFGMRQLTAGARAIEINGKKLHLRGDLNNCEFPLTGYPPMDVAGWRKVYAVAKEWGLNHFRFHSWCPPEAAFEAADEAGFYLQVEGPTWPNHGTSLGDNRFIDQYLYEETGRIMKAYGNHPSFCLFAAGNEPAGRNQVKYLQQFVEYWKAKDSRHLYTGASVAMSWPLYPGGDFMIKSGPRGLNWNKTRPETLTDYHEKIDTFKIPYITHEMGQWCAFPDFSEIPSYIGVTRARNLELFKADLERHGMGPWARDFLMASGKLQALCYKNEIEKSLRTRNSAGFQLLGLQDFPGQGTALVGVLNAMWKEKGYIHAKEWRRFCDTTVLLSRMPKFTYTNDEVFNVNLEICHHGAAPLKNIVISWRIVDENKKVFGAGTVTQNEIADTGNTALGGGYISLNLVQKASRLRLEAFIENTAIANEWDFWVYPKSVEEPSAKIYYTDTLDAKAEAVLKKGGTVFMNAAGRVVKGKEIVQYFTPVFWNTSWFKMRPPHTLGIWIDTASAAFKDFPTSYHSDLQWWEIVNNAQVMHLEDFPAGFRPLVQPIDTWFMNRKLGLLMEAKVGKGKLMICSADLFSDLANRPAARQLLYSLKRYMASNAFNPREEVHLAACRALFNTPSRETWDSFTNDTPDELKPGGHK
- a CDS encoding sugar porter family MFS transporter produces the protein MANHTDGAVSAPKQDQGFRKGYLLGIAFISALGGYLFGFDFAVISGALPFLEKQFGLNAYWEGFATGSLALGAIAGCLAAGWMSDRYGRRSGLLVAAVVFAASSLAMAFSFSRNIFVCSRFCAGIGVGMASVLSPMYIAEISPAPLRGRLVAINQLTIVIGILVTNIVNYQLRNIGSDAWRWMFGLGMVPSALFFIGALWLPESPRWLVKKGKHSKAEAVVCKLGSEAYAASSLRDISRSLENVSKASFREVFSKAVLPTVIVGIGLAAFQQLCGINTVFNYSAKIFESIGASQDDQLLQIVFIGSVNLLFTIVAMLLVDKLGRRPLMLIGSAGLAICYVVIVQLLALKSTAVSFFLLGAIGLYAMSLAPVTWVLIAEIFPTKVRGEATSVATVCLWLAYFILVFTFPPLFEKIQEKAFYIYAGICAAGFVFVRLKVKETKGKTLEDLETMMIGH
- a CDS encoding beta-galactosidase codes for the protein MNIRCLPLVLLYVICCWKVTGQRVFTIDASVQASGMDTGSLRMGGEGPDGAVIRVNSAFLEMNGAPVVPVTGEFHFSRYAEQYWDESIRKIKAGGVSMIATYVFWNFHEEKEGVFRWDGDRNLRKFITLCRQNNMPVIVRIGPFCHGEVRNGGMPDWLLGRPCNVRSNDAAYLAYVERFYKEIGKQLSGLYFKDGGPVVGIQIENEYQHSAAPWGLTYLGQPREMTVADRDMAVTQEGVGISREKNPFAELGNDHMRVLKALAVKAGMVVPFYTATGWGNAAIIPGESIPVTAAYAYPFWTPKRDYSPFFLYKDMRRVPDYAPVRYNPASYPVFAAELGSGIASVYSRRPVAVHKSFDAMINRCLGSGANGVGYYMYHGGSTPRGELGFLSDEAYALPKISYDFQAPIGEYGQVREGFHRLKLIHFFLRDFGHLLAPMHTVLPDNAGQLKPENISDLRYAVRVKDNAGFVFLNNFQDDTTMADQRNFRIDIKARDKHIVIPESGGLDMKSGENMILPFNFDMGGVRLNYATAQLLAGDTKAAVPYYVFFTQDSARGAFSFAGNIQVKNKKAVTVNKAAGSTLVNCRERVAAFTIASAHGDRNILVIDKSLALQSYVVTIGEKRHLFFSDAVVLQEGNQLDLLIDSLPVCGFHIYPRIAALPGITTGKLEKAADDGVFTSYRVNLPSQRFPLTIKELSSKKWAIGFPAAMPEGVNDVLVDVDYTGDTGMGFVGGELVADNFYNGLPWQIGMRNLLGRSSGEMVLYLRPMQENASYLVDLEPVPGAIPEFGAAKRFLKVNNIHTTIQYKTTLKF